One window from the genome of Hydra vulgaris chromosome 02, alternate assembly HydraT2T_AEP encodes:
- the LOC136076773 gene encoding uncharacterized protein LOC136076773, with the protein MWKFLNECPSRREIYENVAENKVYPLPYCGHRWCENQNCCERAANIFPGYLKFIEHLQSLPKSKQPHGKWFNVLKDTIKDPLFIAKLKFVEFIAEKLNIFLKGFQCDKPMVPFIFDVLKNILVSILSMFLLNDVMERSDTIKKIMKLNLTDPMLYKREDTIDIGLSANMEVQKYKRLSTSKGSIISKFYKDVCIFLSSLATHMLEKSSIKYLLVRCSSCLDPIQLADSREVECNKLKFSKLLQQLVASGYLKSKIGDKANEEYFQFIINIVRKHDTEFLSFKKYDDRLDIFLAQHIPVNEYTSLWDVCIILFCLSHGQAAIERGFKVNKDYLVENLGEDSLIALRIVHDHMLSKQQNAADIPITREMMKSVKSSRMRYDVALESAKKVKELSTVSLKRKAVSAEIDDTVRRKKLLQASADDLIKEADSYALKAEEKKDLSFIITSNDLRKLSKDKFLKLQELDSLEKALCLKRDSIIV; encoded by the coding sequence atgtGGAAGTTTCTGAATGAATGCCCTTCACGCAGAGAAATCTATGAAAATGTAGCTGAGAACAAAGTTTACCCTTTACCTTATTGTGGCCATCGTTGGTGTGAGAATCAAAACTGTTGTGAACGAGCAGCAAATATTTTTCCTGGCTATTTGAAGTTTATTGAACACTTACAAAGCTTACCAAAATCAAAGCAACCTCATGGAAAgtggtttaatgttttaaaagatacaaTTAAAGATCCTTTGTTTATTGCTAAATTAAAGTTTGTTGAATTTATAgctgaaaagttaaatatattccTAAAGGGTTTTCAATGTGATAAACCAATGGTCCCATTTATATtcgatgttttaaaaaacattttagttagCATTctaagtatgtttttattaaatgatgtaATGGAACGatctgatacaattaaaaaaataatgaagctAAATCTCACAGATCCAATGTTATACAAAAGAGAAGATACAATTGATATTGGTCTGTCTGCAAATATGGAAGTTCAAAAATACAAACGATTATCAACATCAAAAGGAagcataatttcaaaattttacaaagatgtttgtatatttttatcttcACTTGCAACTCACATGTTAGAAAAATCTTCCATAAAATATCTTCTAGTCAGGTGTTCCTCTTGTCTAGATCCTATTCAATTAGCAGATAGCAGAGAAGTAGAGTGtaataagttaaagttttctaaattattgcaacAACTAGTAGCTTCTggatatttaaaatcaaaaattgggGACAAAGCAAATGaagaatattttcaatttataatcaACATTGTTCGTAAACATGATACAGAGTTTTTGtcattcaaaaaatatgatGATAGGTTGGATATTTTTCTTGCTCAGCATATACCTGTAAATGAATATACATCTCTTTGGGATGTCTGcataatattattttgcttGTCTCATGGCCAGGCTGCTATTGAACGCGGGTTCAAAGTAAATAAGGACTATCTAGTTGAAAATTTAGGTGAAGATTCTCTAATTGCATTAAGAATAGTTCATGATCACATGTTATCAAAGCAACAAAATGCTGCAGATATTCCAATTACTAGAGAAATGATGAAATCAGTCAAATCATCTAGAATGCGATACGATGTTGCGTTGGAAAgtgcaaaaaaagttaaagagttATCAACtgtaagtttaaaaagaaaagctgTTTCCGCTGAAATTGATGACACTGTTCGAAGGAAGAAGCTACTTCAAGCATCAGCTGACGATTTAATAAAGGAGGCAGATAGTTATGCATTAAAGGCAgaggaaaaaaaagatttgagttTTATAATCACTTCAAATGATTTAAGAAAGttatcaaaagataaatttttaaaattgcaagaGCTTGACAGTTTAGAAAAagctttatgtttaaaaagagATTCAATCATTGTTTga